In Miscanthus floridulus cultivar M001 chromosome 5, ASM1932011v1, whole genome shotgun sequence, one genomic interval encodes:
- the LOC136455610 gene encoding GDSL esterase/lipase At5g08460-like has translation MGRRGEAALLLLLVGAAGRVRDVAAALFVLGDSLVDDGNNDALARADYYPYGVDFPPLGAATGRFCNGKTVADALCDLLGRRYVPPYTSTRGLNGTAAMQGERFSLSQQVLNLEAAAPHRLRLRRPAMYSLGLRKFLLADVGPLGCTPGLRASAETGRQGQCEEHGGAVQPGAQIARRPAQRRPPPCRRLRLYGNTYAGVQDMIHNPGPSLQITTTCGLCVPLVAPCGERERYVFWDAYHPTQAANLVMAQMAFDGTPEHVYPLNLRQLAEL, from the exons ATGGGCCGTCGAGGTGAGgcagcgctgctgctgctgctcgtcggGGCGGCGGGCAGAGTGCGTGACGTGGCGGCGGCGCTGTTCGTGTTGGGCGACTCGCTGGTGGACGACGGCAACAACGACGCGCTCGCCAGGGCCGACTACTACCCCTACGGCGTCGACTTCCCGCCGCTGGGCGCCGCCACCGGCAGGTTCTGCAACGGCAAGACCGTCGCCGACGCCTTGT GCGATCTTCTGGGTCGCCGGTACGTGCCGCCGTACACGAGCACCCGCGGCCTGAACGGGACGGCGGCGATGCAG GGCGAGAGGTTCAGCCTGAGCCAGCAGGTGCTGAACCTGGAGGCGGCCGCTCCGCATCGGCTACGACTCCGGCGACCG GCTATGTACAGCCTTGGGCTGAGGAAGTTTCTACTGGCCGATGTGGGCCCGCTGGGCTGCACCCCGGGCCTGCGGGCCTCGGCAGAGACGGGCCGACAAGGCCAGTGCGAGGAGCATGGTGGGGCTGTTCAACCAGGGGCTCAGATAGCTCGTCGACCAGCTCAACGCCGACCACCACCCTGCCGCCGCCTTCGTCTATACGGCAACACCTACGCCGGCGTCCAGGACATGATCCACAACCCCG GACCGAGCCTGCAGATCACCACCACCTGCGGCCTCTGCGTGCCGTTGGTGGCGCCGTGCGGCGAGCGGGAGCGGTACGTGTTCTGGGACGCCTACCACCCGACGCAGGCGGCCAACCTGGTGATGGCGCAGATGGCTTTCGATGGCACGCCGGAGCACGTCTACCCTCTCAATCTCCGGCAACTGGCTGAGCTGTAG